The Janthinobacterium tructae genome contains the following window.
TAGGTATCCTGGTTTTCGATGTGGAAGGCCACGCCCAGTTCCGTCAGGTAGGCGGGCAGGATTTCCGGTGGGAAGTTCGGCTGCTTCTGGTCGAGGTTGACGGCGACAATATCAAAATGAATCGGCGCGCGTTCGCGCAAGGTCATCAGGATGTCCAGCAGCGCGTAGCTATCCTTGCCGCCGGACAGGCACACCATCACCTTGTCGCCGTCTTCGATCATATTGAAGTCGCCGATGGCTTGCCCCACCAGGCGGCACAAGCGCTTGTGCAGCTTGTTGTTTTCCAGGGCGATCTTTTCCGCCTTCTTGCGCGCCAGTTTCTGCGCTTCCACATTGGCCGGGAATTCCACGGCCGTGGTCGTCGTTTCCATCACTGCGGCATTGCTCATGTTGTTCATGCTTCATCCTTGATCTTGAATACTTCCACGCCCACGCCTTCGCAGTCGGGATACACGTCCGGCTTCATGCTCGACACGCGCGCGGCGCGCACGCGCGGGTGCGCCAGCATGGCGGCGAGCACGTCGTCGACCAGGCTTTCCTGCAGTTGCACGTGGCCTTGCGCCATGCGCTTGGCGATGGTTTCGCGCATGAAGTCGTAGTCGACCACTTCTTCCAGCTGGTCATCCTTGGGTGTCGACAGGGCCAGGGGAATATACAGGTCGACGTTGATGAGGACGCGCTGCTCGCCCTTTTTCTCGAAGTCGTAGACGCCGATGTTGATGAGGATTTCGTAATTACGCAGGAACAGGCGGCGGCAATCGGCCAGGCGAGGGTGGTACAGGGCGGACGACATAGTTTTACCTTTTAGGGGATGCTGGAATGCTGGTTGTTTGGCAGGACTGCTGATTATTTGGTCAAAAACATGACGTCGCGCGGCAAGCCGATCAAATGCTGGCCGCCATCGACCAGCAGGGTCGTGCCCGTCAGCGCGCGCGCACCGGCCACGTAACAGACGCAGTCGGCCACATCCTCGGGCGTGCTGGAGCGTCCCAGCGGCGTGTTTTCATGCGCCTTGGCAAAGTTCGCTTCCGTCTGCTCGCCGGAGACCATGGTGATGCCGGGGGCAATGCCCACCACGCGCACTTTCGGCGCCAGCGCCTGGGCCAGCATGGTGGTCGCCGACAGCAGCGCCGCCTTGGACAGGGTGTACGACAAAAAATCAGGATTGAGATTGTACAGTTTTTGATCGAGCAAGTTGATGACTACGGCTTGCTCGCCTGCCGGGGTGGCCTGGTACAGCGCCTGCGCCAGCAGGATGGGGGCGGCCAGGTTGGCGTGCATGTGGGCGTCGAGCGCCATGACGGAAAAATCGCCCGCATTGTCGTATTCAAACAACGATGCGTTGTTGACCACGCAAGTAACTGGCCCCAGCGCCGCCTGCGCCTGCGGCAATAGCTGGCGCACGGCGTCTTCCTGCGCCAGGTCGCAGGGGAACGCTTGCGCGCGGCGGCCCAGCGCGACGATTTCCGCCACCAGGCTGAGTGCTTCCTCGTGCGAGTGGCGGTAGTGGACGGCGATATCCCAGCCGTCGCGCGCCAGGCCCAGCGCGATGGCGCGGCCGATGCGGCGCGCCGCGCCCGTGACGAGGGCGACGCGGGGAGTGCTGTCGAATGGCGTTGTTGTTGCTTCTGTCATGTCTTTGCTATGGTTGAGATATTCGGTGGATGCCACACTGGCGGCATGCGCCGTCGATTCGCTACAATGCGGGTATGTCTCTTCCCGCACCCGATAGCGACGCGCTGGCCGCGTCCCATGCCTTGCAGCACCAGATTGCCGCCGAAATCGCGCGCAATGACGGCGCCATTCCCTTTGCCCGCTTCATGGAGCTGGCGCTGTACGCGCCTGACCTCGGCTATTACAGCGGCGGCGCCGCCAAGCTGGGCAAAGATGGCGATTTTACAACCGCGCCGGAGATCTCGCCCTTGTTCGGCGCCACCCTGGCTCATGTGGCAGCCGCTATTATGGCGCAAACGGCCCCGTGCATCCTCGAATTCGGCGCCGGCACAGGCAAGCTGGCTTTCGATATCCTGACGGAAGCGGCCAGCGCCGGCATCCTTATAGAACAGTATGCGATCGTCGAGTTATCCGGCGAATTGCGCGCGCGCCAGGAACTGGCGCTGGCCGCCTTCCCGCAAGTGGTGTGGTTCGACGGCTTTCCCGACGCTTTTGAAGGCGCCGTGTTCGGCAATGAGGTGCTGGACGCCATGCCCGTCAACCTGATCAGCAAGACCCCCGCCGGCTGGTGCGAGCTCGATGTCAGCATCGCCGATGGCCAGTTCGTGTTTGTCGAGCGCCCGGCCGGTGCCGACGTGGCCGCGCAGATCGCCGCCCAGGTGCCAGGCGCCGATGCCTTGCCGGTCGGCTATGTCAGCGAAATCCACGGCGTCGCCTGCGGCTTCATGCGCTCGCTGGCGCGCATGCTGAGCAATGGCAAGGGCGGCGCGGCCGTGCTGTTCGATTATGGCTTCCCTGCGCACGAGTATTACCTGGACTTGCGCGCCACGGGCACCCTGATGTGCCATTACCGCCACCACGCCCATGCGGAACCGTTTTATCTGCCCGGCTTGCAAGACATCACGGCCCACGTCGACTTCACGGCCATGGCGGTGGCGGCGCAGGACGCCGGCCTCGATGTGCTCGCGTACATGAACCAGGCGTCCTTCCTGCTGGGCGCTGGCATCGGCGACTTGCTGCTACGTACCGATCCTGAACAGGTCAAAACGTACTTGCCGCAGGCCAGCGCCGTGCAAAAGCTGGTCTCGCCGGCCGAGATGGGGGAATTGTTCAAGGTGCTGGCGGTGGGGCACTGTGTGGAGTTGCCGGAAGCGCTGTTGTCCGCTGACCGCAGTCATCGCCTGTAAGCGCTGCAATATCAAGGCAGGGCAGTGTCGCCCTGCAATTTCCTGTCCGCTGGTGGTTATTAACTTGTCATATCGTATATGATGACCGACACAGCACGGTTCCATCCTGCAAGAACCCGTCGCCGCGCACCGATTTCAAGATAGAACGATGGGAAAGATACATACACACTATGACAACCTGAAGGTGGCGCGCCTGGCGCCGCAGGAAGTCATACGTGCCGCGTACAAAGCCCTCAGCCAGAAATACCACCCGGACAAGAATCCCGGCGATGAAAAGGCCGCCCGCATCATGGCGATCCTCAACAGCGCCTATGGCACCTTGTCCGATCCGCAACGCCGCAGGGAACACGACGAGTGGATCGCTGCCGAGGAGTGGGAAATCGAATGGCTGGAAAGCACCCATCACGAAGAAGGCAAGGGCCGCGATGGCCGCGCGAAAAGCCATGCCCAGTCGCATGAGCACGCCTGGGCGCAGGATGTGCCGCCATCCAGGGGCAAGCCGCGACGCGGCCTGCAGCCCGTCTGGCGCAACTGGCGCTGGTGGCTGAGTCTGCTTGTCTGCCTGTTGCTGGGCTGGTTGGGGGCCTTGCTGATGCTCGATACCTCCCAGCCCGTGCCGGCCGCGCTGGCAACGGCCTGGAGCGGGCTGGCCCGCGATGGCGCCCAGCCCCATGCGCCAGCGGCCAGCGCCGCGCCGCCGTCATCGAAAGGCGAGGCCGTGGCAGTCGACAGCTGGGCGGTGGGCAAGCCGTATGCACCGGAACCCCGGGAAGCGAAGACGCCCGAGATCCGCGTGCTGGCCGTTTCCCAGCTGAGCTTGAAAGCCATCCAGCCTGCCTGCGATGGCGCAGGCAAGACCGAGCCGGCATCGCTGGTGGCGCCGAATGGCGAGCCCTGGCCGACGCATTCCGGCTATGTCGATGGGTTCCTGATCGGTAACAAGGGCGAAGAGCTGGCCATCAGCATCGACAACAGCCACAATGCCGCGCCCATGTTCGTCAAACTGTATGACACGGAGCGGCGCTCGAATGTGCGCTATCTGTACATCCTCGCGAACGACAAACTGCTGGTGGAACAGCTCAGCGCTGGCAAGTATGAAGTGCGCTACCAGGCAGTCGGGCCGGGCCAGGACAATTGTGGCGGCAGCACGCGGGGCGGTGCATCGGCGCCGGCGCCCGCCGTTGGCGAAGAGAGCGCGAAGAATCCTGTTGTAAGCAGCATCTAATCTGATTATGCTTGATATGCGTCAACGCAGCGTCCACATCGACCTTATCCATTAGGAGTATTCATGACCGACCTCACAGCCGATGCAGATGATAACTGGCTGCTCGACGAAGATGAGCCGGTGGCCAGTCCTGCCGGGCTGGCCGCGCCTGACCAGCGCCTGTGGCGTGTCCTGATCGTCGATGATGATGTCG
Protein-coding sequences here:
- a CDS encoding dihydroneopterin aldolase — encoded protein: MSSALYHPRLADCRRLFLRNYEILINIGVYDFEKKGEQRVLINVDLYIPLALSTPKDDQLEEVVDYDFMRETIAKRMAQGHVQLQESLVDDVLAAMLAHPRVRAARVSSMKPDVYPDCEGVGVEVFKIKDEA
- a CDS encoding SDR family oxidoreductase, translated to MTEATTTPFDSTPRVALVTGAARRIGRAIALGLARDGWDIAVHYRHSHEEALSLVAEIVALGRRAQAFPCDLAQEDAVRQLLPQAQAALGPVTCVVNNASLFEYDNAGDFSVMALDAHMHANLAAPILLAQALYQATPAGEQAVVINLLDQKLYNLNPDFLSYTLSKAALLSATTMLAQALAPKVRVVGIAPGITMVSGEQTEANFAKAHENTPLGRSSTPEDVADCVCYVAGARALTGTTLLVDGGQHLIGLPRDVMFLTK
- a CDS encoding class I SAM-dependent methyltransferase — encoded protein: MSLPAPDSDALAASHALQHQIAAEIARNDGAIPFARFMELALYAPDLGYYSGGAAKLGKDGDFTTAPEISPLFGATLAHVAAAIMAQTAPCILEFGAGTGKLAFDILTEAASAGILIEQYAIVELSGELRARQELALAAFPQVVWFDGFPDAFEGAVFGNEVLDAMPVNLISKTPAGWCELDVSIADGQFVFVERPAGADVAAQIAAQVPGADALPVGYVSEIHGVACGFMRSLARMLSNGKGGAAVLFDYGFPAHEYYLDLRATGTLMCHYRHHAHAEPFYLPGLQDITAHVDFTAMAVAAQDAGLDVLAYMNQASFLLGAGIGDLLLRTDPEQVKTYLPQASAVQKLVSPAEMGELFKVLAVGHCVELPEALLSADRSHRL
- a CDS encoding J domain-containing protein; amino-acid sequence: MGKIHTHYDNLKVARLAPQEVIRAAYKALSQKYHPDKNPGDEKAARIMAILNSAYGTLSDPQRRREHDEWIAAEEWEIEWLESTHHEEGKGRDGRAKSHAQSHEHAWAQDVPPSRGKPRRGLQPVWRNWRWWLSLLVCLLLGWLGALLMLDTSQPVPAALATAWSGLARDGAQPHAPAASAAPPSSKGEAVAVDSWAVGKPYAPEPREAKTPEIRVLAVSQLSLKAIQPACDGAGKTEPASLVAPNGEPWPTHSGYVDGFLIGNKGEELAISIDNSHNAAPMFVKLYDTERRSNVRYLYILANDKLLVEQLSAGKYEVRYQAVGPGQDNCGGSTRGGASAPAPAVGEESAKNPVVSSI